From a single Sorghum bicolor cultivar BTx623 chromosome 5, Sorghum_bicolor_NCBIv3, whole genome shotgun sequence genomic region:
- the LOC8072792 gene encoding putative glycine-rich cell wall structural protein 1 produces the protein MAGTKLISVGLIVLMSIGLANAARVARYSSSYGTGTGGGDGGALGNAGGSGSGSGTGSGDSGPYGAHASAGGGGAGGGTSQYGVGYGSGSGSGSGSSTYSQGGYSGYGESTNAGGTGGGGGGGQSGYNSNAQGSGSGTGSGSSYANRFWSGSSDAGASASGNGGGTGNTQNAGAGGGSGAGSGYGNAYP, from the coding sequence ATGGCAGGCACAAAGCTAATATCAGTGGGGCTCATTGTCCTGATGAGCATAGGATTAGCCAATGCTGCAAGGGTGGCTAGATACTCTAGTTCTTATGGGACTGGCAcaggagggggagatggtggtGCACTTGGGAATGCTGGGGGATCAGGGTCAGGGTCTGGCACCGGATCTGGTGATAGCGGTCCTTATGGTGCACATGCAAGTGCTGGAGGGGGTGGTGCAGGTGGTGGAACTAGCCAATACGGGGTTGGATATGGTTCAGGGTCAGGATCAGGTTCAGGGTCTAGTACATATAGTCAAGGCGGGTATTCTGGTTATGGAGAATCCACTAATGCTGGTGGTAccggtgggggtgggggtggaGGACAATCCGGATATAATTCCAATGCTCAAGGATCTGGTAGTGGCACTGGTTCTGGCTCTAGCTATGCTAACAGGTTTTGGTCCGGATCAAGTGATGCAGGTGCAAGTGCTAGTGGCAATGGTGGTGGCACAGGAAATACTCAAAATGCTGGGGCTGGCGGTGGCTCAGGTGCTGGATCCGGATACGGCAATGCCTACCCCTGA
- the LOC8079754 gene encoding putative glycine-rich cell wall structural protein 1 yields the protein MAGTKLVSLGLIVLMSIGLANAVRVARYSSADGTGTGQGGGGGYVNGGGSGSGSGTGSGDSGPYGSHASAGGGGGGGGTSQYGGSGYGSGSGSGSGSSTYSQGRYSGYGESSNAGGAGGGGGGGQAGGAWNSNAQGSGSGTGSGSSYANRYWYGSNQAGARANGNGGGTGNSQNGGGGGGSGAGTGYGNAYP from the coding sequence ATGGCAGGCACAAAGCTCGTATCACTGGGGCTCATTGTCCTCATGAGCATAGGATTAGCCAATGCTGTTAGGGTGGCTAGATACTCTAGTGCTGATGGGACTGGCACAGGCCAGGGAGGGGGTGGTGGATATGTGAATGGTGGGGGATCAGGGTCTGGGTCTGGCACCGGATCAGGTGATAGTGGCCCTTATGGTTCCCATGCAAGTGCTGGAgggggcggtggaggtggtggaacTAGCCAATACGGTGGGTCTGGATATGGTTCAGGGTCAGGGTCAGGTTCAGGGTCTAGTACATATAGTCAAGGACGGTATTCTGGCTATGGAGAGTCTTCTAATGCTGGTGGTGccggtgggggtgggggtggaGGACAAGCTGGAGGTGCCTGGAATTCTAATGCTCAAGGATCCGGTAGTGGCACCGGTTCTGGCTCTAGCTATGCTAACAGGTATTGGTATGGATCAAATCAAGCAGGTGCACGTGCTAATGGCAATGGTGGTGGCACAGGAAATAGTCAAaatggtggcggtggcggcggttctGGTGCCGGAACTGGATATGGCAATGCCTACCCATAA